DNA from Dasypus novemcinctus isolate mDasNov1 chromosome 19, mDasNov1.1.hap2, whole genome shotgun sequence:
AATTGTTTAAAGGTATGTAATAactaggagaaagaaaaaattgtagatcCAGTAGATCAAGTGAAAGAACAAGATGGTTTAGAGACCTAAGAGTATGAACTTCAGAATCAAAGAGTTTTGCCATTGATACCCACAAAACATTTTAGTTCTTGAGCCAATAGATCCATCAGAGATAAGAGGATGCTCTGCCAAGGAGTCTTCCTAAGGCCCCCTTCACATCCTTGTTTCTCAGGctgtagatgaaggggttcagcatTGGGGTGACCAcggtgtacatcactgaggctactGAGACTTTCTTGGGGGAGTGAGTCACTGCAGAAGTGAAATAGACTCCAACGCCTGTCCCATAAAATAAGGAAACAACTGAGAGATGAGACCCACAGGTGGAAAAGGCTTTTTGCTTTCCCCCAGATGAAGACATTTTCTTTATGGATGAAACAATTTGTGAGTAGGAGAAAAGGATCCCAATGAGGGGGAAAACACCGAGCACACctgtcataaaatatatcaatGTGCTGTTCAGGAAGGTATCAGAGCAGGCCAACTTGAGAATCTGTGTTAGTTCACAGAAAAAATATGGAATTATAAAATCTTTACAGAAGATCAGCTCCATCATCAGAGAAATATGGAGAAGGGATATCACAGCACCAATGAACCAGGTCATGAATACCAGCAGGCCACAAAGGcgggggttcatgatgaccatgtagtgcagggggtgacaaaTGGCCACAAACCTGTCATAGGCCATTACAGTGAGGAGCAGAGTGTCCAGGATaggaaaaaacatagaaaaatataccTGAGTGAGGCAGTCCATGTAGGAGATGGCCTTGTTTTCTGTCTGGATGTGAATCAGCATCTGGGGGATTATTGTGGTACTGAAACAGATGTCGATCAAGGATAGGTTGgacaggaagaaatacatgggggtaTGGAGGTGGGAGTCAGAGCTGATGGCCatgatgatgagcaggttcccaagAATGGTGACCAAGTACATTGAAAAAAACAGCCCAAATATGAGAGACTGCAATTCTGGATCATCAGAAAGTCCAAGGAGGATAAACTCGATAACTCTTGTTTGGTTTCCTGTGTCCATGTAGCTGATATGTatatgaagaaagagagaaaaatatcaaTTAACAGCAAAAAAAGTATCATCATAATAATTGATTTGCTGACCGTGCTCTTCACATAAGTTGTTTTTGGGTTCAGTCATTTTGTCTAAGGGTTGAATGTCTATTCAATCATAAATCTGGTGAAATCCTGGAAAATGGAGTCTCTAATCCCAGCTGCCTATCTTACCCATCCACTTTATACCAACCCTGTCAGATGGTCATGGTGATATAGCAATGGGGCAAATCAATGTCTTATCCTACTGACAGGATGTAATGAAAAGGTCATATCACTTTTGTGGAAGTTCTGCCAAAAATGCATGATCTCAATCTAAAGATTAGGGAACCTTAGACAAGCCAAAATTTAGGGACATTGTACATAATACCTGGCCTATGCCCTTCAAAAGTGTCAATgccataaaagacaaagaaagcctAGGAACCATTCCAGATTAAAGAAGGCTAATaagatatataaacaaaatgtaatatgtaAACTGGGATATTCTTTTCCTATAAACATTATTGGGGTAATTGTTGAAATATGAATGAGTTTTGTAGATTTGACAATCATTTATATCAGCgctaatttccttattttatcattgtactatggttataaataaaatgttcttgtttttaggaagtattattaaatatttagagGTAAAGAGGCACCATATTGGCAATGCAACTTAGTCTCAAACAGctcaaaatacacacacatacacacacatgagAGAGAAGGGTGCAGGAGGGAAGGCggtggaggaggaagaagaggaggagagagaaggggaagaggagggagactagtggataagaaaagaaaagtaaatgtaaaaatgtCAGCATTGGGGAATCCCAGTGAAGGATTTATACATAGGAATTATTTATGCTTTTGTTGCAACTTTCCTGTAGTCTGAGATTagaccaaaataaaaagttaaaaagtagcATTTTCACATAACGTCAAACAGTATAGGatagaaaaaagggaaggaaaaccaGCCAGGAGCTGCAGAAAAGATCAGACTTCAAAAACTGCAGCTGAAGTGAACTCTCACCAATGTGGAGCCTGTGCAGAAGAGTTAACATTGAAGGCCTGACAGTGCTATACTTAGGAAAACTTCCTTGCAAGTTTAGTCCTTGGCAGGTGCTGGAAACTTGGATTTCAGGAGGGTTCACGCCATTCACTGGTAAGACTGGCTCACTGTGCCTAAACTGCTTGTGCAAACAATATAGTTTATATTGAACTCCTGCTTTCCTTCTGGAAGTCTGAGATTTTGGTTACATGCTAGGCAGAGAGTGCCTTTGTAGCCAGACTGGGCACTGAGTCTCTGAGAGTTTCCGTGCAGATGATATTTAACAGGCATTGTAACAACTCCATGCTGGAGAAATTAAAGAGAGGAAacggcaaagacaaatgagtttatatgcttaagagtcttcagaaaagagtcaggaggtcatcagtggggatgtgcttacgcatgcctcagcaggatcacaGAGAGAGCAAAaatagatataaccccaggtactggttctcctgagggctatggagacccacaggtcctatagtcatggcaaatggctctggaattcagtgccttgtcagtgggccctactttggaatttgtgttcctgagcatgatggagttggactcagaggggacctttctatacatgcctcttctgtcacttttactgaacctgtggtggccactaaggttggtgtatactcagaagacttgaatctctggactgttcatgtgccacctgggccctgagcctcagcagtcttgcaactcctacccttggttcattggacttagccaggccaggtaacagggagttgaagttggtcaaccaccacaccagggaaccaagagttcctacaactgcaagctggagaatttcatccatcatcaatgtggaatctaagccccctcttgatatagctgtggagtggacatcaccatcccagggtccacatgatggaggaataaaatatggattagtgtggacttactgatattctactatggaactattgtgactagtaatggaagaaattgtagtattgatgtggagaaagtgtccatggttgttgctgggggcagggagagggaagaagagatgtgatgccaggcattttggggacttggagttgtcctaaatgatgctgcagggacagatgctagacgtTATGTATCCTACCAAaatccactgggtggactgggggagagtgtaaactacaatgtggactgttaTCCATGCTGTGTGGGGTATGTTTGGCCAAGTGCAAAGAATGTGCCGCAGTTGTGGGaagggttgttgatgtgggaggagtggggtgaggagggatgGGGGGataatgggaacctcatatgtttttaatgtaacattttaaaaaaagcaaaaaaagcatATAGTGTGTGACTGCATTTCCATTTCCTCTTGGAAGCTCTCTCCTGGTTTCTTATGGAATTCGCTTCATACTCCTTTTCTCTTTGCTGATTTTGCTTAGTATACTTTCTTGTAATAAACCCTGCAATAAAGCAGAGCCCTGAGTACAACTATATGCTGGCCTGTGAATCCTCCTAGCAAGTCATTGAATCTCACTAGTCCTGGGAATTCCTGACACAGAGCCCAAATTCACATACACCTCAGGTAGGGAAATTTAATCTAAAGTGGTTCTGGATGGATTGTGGCCCAAGCTTCAGATAGAAGCAAACACAGATGTGCTCTGTTTGGTGCTTTCAACCTAGAATTTTTGCCTCAGTGTTTATAAGGGAGATtgatctgtgatttttttttcttttaatgtccttCCCAGGTTTAGAATTGAAGTAATTAATATGAGCcttataaaatgagtttggaACTGTTCCATATTTTTATAGCATCTGGATGATGTGATGTATGGTtgatgttatttcttccttaaatattaggaaaaattTAGAGAGATGCCACTGACCTGAAGTGTTCTTTGTGACAGAACTTTAAAAATGGATAtctatattcagattttctcTTCACTCTTGGGTCAGTTTTAGTAAGTTATGTTTTCCTATGAATTTGTTCCTTTCATgtaaatttccaaatttattaGTATAAGGATGTTcatattttatcaatattttcaatGTTCTTTGTGATCATTTTACCAAGAATTTATCAAATTAATTAATCTTTCAAAAGAACTATATTCATATTTGACTATTCTCCCCTTtgcattttgttttccatttcattaatctCTGCTTTAAagatgattattttttcttttgctttctttatgTCTAATATGCTAGTCTTTTTATCACTTCTTGAGATGGATGTATATAACTCATtgattttcaatatttcttatttttaaaaatgcatttaaggctgataaattttctttttacatttttcctttactattggttttaaaaacaatttgttatttactgtaaaaatgtacatttgaaatatgaaaataaatattttcagtctATATGGCAGAAAAATGTTAACACATCCACTATGCAGTTTTAATTATACACTGAATATACCAATAAAAAGAGCAACATATGcttaaaagaagagataaaaacggTGATGATAAATTGTTCACCGTTACTCATAAccatagaaattaaaacaaaatcaaCATGGATGTGTCATTTTCAACTAttacaaacagaaattctatttgAAATAATAATTCTTAGTTTTGTCAAGggaaaattgaaataattatcTCAAATGTTGAAGAAAAGGGGaactaaaaaatataaactgaaaattaaacacaaaatCAAAGAGAACTCATCTTAAAGGTAAGAGTATATTTTGGAATTAATGCCAATGCAACACATGCATACATAGACACAAACCACGAATAGACtcatacaaaataagaaaggaaacttCATGACACATAGAGGAAATCTTATGCATTAGTAGAAGTTATTATGGATGTTAAGATACAAAAGCAATGGAAATGGACAGTTTTTCAGGCAAACTATGTATCTTGTTCAACAGGAAGAGAATATGCTAATAAGGGTAGAAATTACGTTCACACAGAATTACCACCAACATCAGCGATATCACCCAGCTTAAACCCCATGTTAGAGGCTTTATCTCAACTCTCAGGATAAAAAACACTGTTCACCCACAGAGGCCTGCACATGCTGGATCCTACCAACCTCCCTGGACTTATCAAGTACCACACCAGCCTTTCACTCTCTAAGCTCTGACACTTTTGCCTTCTTAGAAAATGTTAGACTTCTTCCCCCAGCTATGCCTGTGCAGGTGCTGCCCTTCTTGCTGGGGTGCTCTTCCAAGCCTTTGCTTTCTCATGGTAATTCCTATCTTTAGCTCCCAGATCAAATATCACttcctcagagaagccttcctTGAGGCCTTCCTGCCTACCACGTGTAGTCCCGCTTGTCTGTGCTTTCACAGAAGcctgtatttcttcttcattGCATGAATTATAGTTATCTTTTTGCATTTAGTTACAGAATTAATTGATTAATCTTTGTCCCTCTGACTACCAAATCATAAACCATGTCAAATACAATAATCTATTTTAACTTATCCTGGTATTCTCAGTgccatatatttaaagaaaatgtaaagttaaAGGAAGGTTGAGACTAAAAATGACCttatggaatattattaagctgtaagaagaaatgaagtattatGCATACaccaaaatggatgaaccttgagacatggtgagtgaaataagccagatgtaAAAGGACAACATATTGTATGCTCTCACTAATacgaattaaatatattgtgactatcgtagctgctgagggtagggaaagggaggaagaaataggatgtgggggcattttcaggacttggagttgtcctgggtggtactgcagggatagatgctgaacattgtatgtcctgccatggctcactgggtggactgggggagagtgtaaactacaatgtaaaccattacccgtatggtgcagcagtgttccaaaatgtattcaccaaatgtaatgaatgtctgacgatgatgaaagaggttgttgatgtgggaggagtggggtgatgggggtgggggatatatggggacctcattttttttaatgtaacattttttaaaaatagagaaaaaaacctaaataaataaataaataaaaccaaaaaaatttgaaaacctaaaaCACAAACTATTTTCACACAAAGTATGGTAATAGTGgggcaggaagaggaggaaatTTGGGTCATACTCAAGAGACATTAAATTTATTATaatctctttaattttattctgtATTCCTATGTATTCTTATACATAtgaagagaattaaaaatatatgattaaaaggggaaatgttagaatgtATATATGCTaacttaataaaattttttaaaaataaaataaaaagtaaaaaaatatatatcgggcaaactcatagagaaaatatctaaaatataggttaccagaagatagaatgagggtagaaaatggggaactaatgcttaatttgtgcagaatttgttataaggttgattataaatatttgataatgAATAGAGGTAAAGGCAGCACATTATCTTGAgcgtaattaacagcactgttaTGTGTGTGattgtgattaaaaggggaagtttagggtaatgtatgtcactagaaggaaagctagaagatgaaacatgggactgtataacagtgaaacctgttgtggatgatgtatgtggttaaaagaacaaataaaagaatgtactTCCATgatctagaacaaatgtacatttccattacaaggtgttagtaatagggtggcctgtaggaaaaatatacctaatgcaaactatgaacTATATTGAAGAGTAATATAGTAATATTcatccatcaattgtaacaaaggtacaacACTAACACTAAGTGTCAATAACAGGGAGATAGGGGGATATAAGGGGCAAGGggctttccttttggagtaatgaaaacattctaaactggttgtggtgatgaaagcacaaattTGATTATACTGAgaaccactgattatacactttggatgaattgtagtatgtatgaataaaactgctatataTATCTCAGCAAACCCATAGTAAGTACAAATAACAACAGGTTTCCTTTATAATAAggttaagaaaataactaaaattttatatataaatatttaggaatacataTAGCTGAGATAAAACtatataaaaaggaaagcaaGGGAATGATGAATACCCTGAGAGTGAGAAGGGTTGGGGATGGACCACATAGCTAGATTTCTATTATTGGCAAatcttagctttctttttttttgagttcttatgacagtattttaagtaaataaatgagcATTGTGCATGGAACAATGATGAGACTGTGTCATTAACCTAGATTATGATTAGTCTACTGTGCATCTGAGGTCcattaaaagaaagagggaaatggataaacaaaatgtggtatatttatatacaatggaattctaCTTAGCCGTAAAATGGAATGaattttgatacatgctacaacatggatgaaacctgaagacatgttgtgtgaaataaaccagacacaaaaggacaaattttgtatgacctcatttatatgaaataattagaatatggaaATTGATAGAGACAGTCGATTTTAGGTGGAATGGGAGGaatggaagttaatgcttaagttGTACAGCATTTGTTTGGGCAtggtagaaaagttttggtaattgataGTGATGAAGGTAGCATAACATCATGAATGTATTAATGATTAACATCACTAAATTGCATTCTTGAAAATGACTAAAATGGAAAATGCTACATTATATATgtgttaccataataaaaattttaaaaggaaataaatatcttATATAAGACAAAATTAGAACTCTACAAACTCATCTCACATTGACTACAAAtgcaaaacctgaaaaaaaaatagtaaaagcaGAAAGGGAAGCATGCCTGTTGTCATACTTATTTAACATTATTTCTGGTAATTCAAAAGAAATGccataagacaagaaaaataaataagagaatattagaaagtaaaaaacaaaattgtCACTATCAACTGCTACGACTGCCTGCTTAGAAGACTAAAGAAAGTCAAATTAAACAAGTGGACCTCACCAGTGTCAACAACTTTCTTATGTATCTGCAAACAACCACTAGGAAAGATAAGAGTTGTAAAGTCCATTTGAGTTGCAATAACAATATAGATAACACTTTGCACAAAGTAGCATGTAGTACAtaattgttgaataaaataatgtatatacCCAATTTAGTAGAAACTGATTGATGGAGGGGAGATGGAGAATCAGGTACTTCTAGATCAGAGGtcctcaaactttaatgtgtatcagaatcacctgaaggGCTAGTTAGGACAGACTGCTGGGCTCCATGCCCAGAGTGTCTGTCAGCAAGCATGGGTGGAGCCTTCTAATGAGTACACAGGTGATAATGATGCTACAGTTCTGGGAAtgcactttgagaaccactacaCTAGAGAAGAAGAGAATGCTTTAGCATCTTTAGAAAAGGAAGCACTTGAAGAGTGTTGATTCTTACCAACCTTAAGAATGACACTAGTTTCCAAAATGGGGGGTCATGAGATCAGGAGGTGACAGAAAACAGCTGTGATGGAATCTAAAAAGACATAACTAGAGAAATAAAatccagactttttaaaaattgtcatggGCCAGAACTGTGCTACCTCTGTCTCTGCTTCTTCCCCCaccactttttaaattctttttcaaaaaGCACTCACAAGGACATTGTGGCTCACTCAGCTCTCATCATTTAAATGTTTGTACAACCTATTTCTGCTCTGGCCGTTGGATGCTGAAGACAGAATACACCGTCAGGAACAACAGGGAGATGGAGCTTGTCATGAAGTCATCTCCAACTTACGTCTCTGAGAGTCACAAGTGTATCCTGGTCAGGCATCAGGAACTACAGGTGAGGAGTGCCAGAGACATATACGTGGGTTCTAAAGTCTCAGGGAAATTTTTTCATCATTCCTCATTAAATAAATTGTTCTTCTGATGTTCTACTCTCCAAGCCACTCAGCTCCCTTGGGATAAAGAACAAATGGCAGAAAGGAAACACGTTTGCTAATTCTGTTTTCAGGAAGACACATTTGGAGCCAGGTGGATCTCTTTTCCCCTACTGAGCCTCTTCCTTCTTGGTGGAACTTTCATCACTATCAATTTGTCTTGCTGAGGAGGATACCCTTAAGGAATAAGTTTCTGTTACACATTCATCTCCCTGTAGTCACAGTATTTAGAGTCTCAAAGTAACACTGAAGAAAGTGAATCTCATGTGACTCTTTGACAATTTGGTGCTGAACATGCTAAGGAGCTAGAAAAAGTGCTTTTTCAAGAGAGGGAGAGTAAAACCACATAAAATGATGCTACAAGTCAAGCAAAATAGTCTGAACAATATCCCCCTAGatttagtgacatggaagacattaGAAAGCAATTTTGATAAAGTGTGGGGGAGGGGTCACTTTTTAGTAGGTTTGGAAGTGGCTTGGCAGTGAAGAAATTCAGTTTATGTGAATAGTTTGAATAGTTTGCTAGAGAACAGGAGAGAAAGGGTATGGTAATataagaattttttctttctcaaaaacatgaaaaaatatttaaatggcaaaGGAAAATCTCTAGTTGAATGTAAacctgcaacatctacaataataagAAAtaggccatacaaagttcaaatgcttccCCACGCAAAtaatttttgtgctgaccagacagcatcCCTCCTAGTCAGGGcccggtgttcctaagcccacacttcttatctgtgttatggaaacatttcaacttcaagccagtttcccacattcaaatgcaagctattttcccacacctTTTTCCTTATGTCTTCATGAAGATACATATGAGTCATGTCCCTGATGAGCATGGCTAAGTTCTCCCATTCGagttcttgcacaattacttatttcTGTAAGAGATAGATAAGAGAAAGCTGCAGATGGAGGGAATATTCTCTTTgttataataaaatgttttcagcCCTCATATGCCCATGTGACCTGAACAAAGCAAAGAGGAGCACACAGAGAAATGGTGGGAAAATGAATTTCTCCAAGGGAAGGATGTAATGCTATTATTccttattttccacattttatgCCAGTCCTGGATTAAGTTTAGCATGCACTGATTCTATACCTGTGCTCACAGTCACTTCATCGTAtcactatttttctttgtagcacTTATCACTACCtgaaaatttcttctttgtatgTTTGCTTACTTTTATATAGTTGTTCACTCTGCACCTAAGTAGAGTCTTGTccctcttgtttgcagttgtaacCCCTGCGCCTAGAATATAAGGCAATCGACATGTTGAATTAATTCCTTAGAAAATAGCCTAGTACATTTggggtggtagatggtggatggGTACGTGTGTGTGTGAACTACACAAGGCTGAAAATAATAATGGTGAAACATTCCACAACCAAGCAGTGTGGTGTCATTAAAAATATGCAGTTTTTCAACTCAGTTGACTTTTGTCAACACTCAGCAATGTTATTCTGTCTCTGAGGTTGATTCTACCTCCACTTCCCCTCAGTGATGGTTTTAGAAGTGCACTGCCCAATGCTTGTCCTTATT
Protein-coding regions in this window:
- the OR7D2 gene encoding olfactory receptor 7D2, with translation MDTGNQTRVIEFILLGLSDDPELQSLIFGLFFSMYLVTILGNLLIIMAISSDSHLHTPMYFFLSNLSLIDICFSTTIIPQMLIHIQTENKAISYMDCLTQVYFSMFFPILDTLLLTVMAYDRFVAICHPLHYMVIMNPRLCGLLVFMTWFIGAVISLLHISLMMELIFCKDFIIPYFFCELTQILKLACSDTFLNSTLIYFMTGVLGVFPLIGILFSYSQIVSSIKKMSSSGGKQKAFSTCGSHLSVVSLFYGTGVGVYFTSAVTHSPKKVSVASVMYTVVTPMLNPFIYSLRNKDVKGALGRLLGRASSYL